A region of the Amycolatopsis sp. cg13 genome:
GCATCTGGTCGGCCTGCGGCGTGACGCCCTTGGGCCAGCCGAAGCGGAGGATCTCGTCTCCCGAGCAGCCCGTCGCGGTCAGCGCCACCAGCACGGCCAGCGCGGCGACACGCCCGACCCGCTTACCCACCGGGGTGCGCTCTGGTTTTCCCACTGCGCCCTGCCCTTTCACCCAACAGGCCCTCTCACACCGGGCCTTCTTCGACCGATCTTCGTGACAGGCGGAGCCTAGCCGAGTTGGCCGCTCCCGCTGACCAAGGGGTGACCAGTTGCGCCGCGCGTCACCCGCATTCCCGGCGAGGCGCCCCGCCCCGGCATACTGGGCCCTTCCCCGGACCGGCCCGACCCTGAGGTGTGTGAGTACACGTGTGCGGCCTGCTTGGACTGATCTGCGCGACCGAAAACGACGCCGCGGACGCCCGCGCGAGCGTCGGCGCGGCGATGCGCTGCCAGCGCCATCGCGGCCCTGACGAGCAGGACACCTGGGCCGATGCCGAGGTCGTGTACGGCTTCAACCGGCTCGCCTTCATCGACGTCGACCACGCGCACCAGCCGCTGGTGTGGGGTCCGCCGGAGGCGCCGGGCCGGTACACGCTGAACTTCAACGGCGAGATCTACAACTACCGCGAGCTGCGCGATGAGCTGGCCGAAAAATTCGGTGCGAAATTCGCCACTGAAGGCGACGGCGAGGCGATCGTCGCGGCATATCACTACCTCGGCGACAAAGCGGTCGAAAAGCTGCGCGGCATGTTCGCGTTCCTGATCTGGGATTCGGCCGAAAAGGTGGTTTTCGGCGCGCGCGACCCGTTCGGCATCAAGCCGCTCTACTACAGCGCCGGCCCGAAGGGCACCGCGTTCTCCAGTGAGAAGAAGAGCCTGCTGGAGCTGTCGGACACGCTCGGCGTGGCGCAGGAGCTGGACCGCAAGGCCCTGCAGCACTACCTGGTCCTGCAGTACGTGCCGGAGCCGGAGTCGCTGCACACCGCGATCCGCCGCGTCGAATCCGGCACGTCGTTCCGGCTCTCGCCGGGCGGGAAGACCGAGTTCACCCGGTACTTCCACCCGAAGTTCGCCGCGAAGCCGGTGAACGGCCAGGCCGAGGCCGACGCACTGTACGAGCGCATCGCCGATGTGATGCGCGACTCGGTCGGCAAGCACATGATCTCCGACCCGGACGTCACCGTCGGCGCGTTCCTCTCCGGCGGCATCGACTCCACCGCGACCGCGACGCTCGCCAAGGAGCACAACCCGAACCTCATCGCGTTCACCACCGGGTTCGAGCGCGAGGGCTACTCCGAGGTGGACGTCGCCGCGGAATCGGCCGCCGCGATCGGCGTGAAGCACGTGGTCCGCACGGTGTCGGCGGACGAGATGATGGAAGCGCTGCCGCTCATCGTCTGGTACCTGGACGACCCGGTCGCCGACCCGGCGCTGGTCCCGCTGTGGTTCATCGCCCGCGAGGCGCGCAAGCACGTGAAGGCCGTGCTGTCCGGCGAAGGCGCGGACGAACTTTTCGGCGGCTACACGATCTACGGCGAGCCGATTTCGCTGGCCCCGTTCGAGAAAATCCCCGGCGGCGTACGCAAGCTGCTGGGCAAGGTGTCCACGAAGATCCCCGAAGGCACCCGCGGCAAGGACCTCCTGCGCCGCGGCGCGCTTCCGCTGGAAGACCGCTACTACGGCAACGCCCGCAACTTCCGCGACGAGCAGCTGCGCGCGGTGCTGCGGACGTACGAGGAAGGCGTCGGCTTCAAGGACGTCACCGCCCCTTGGTACGACGTGTCCCGCGGCTGGGACCCGGTGGCCCGGATGCAGCACGTGGATCTCTACACCTGGCTGCGCGGCGACATCCTGGTCAAGGCGGACAAGGTCACCATGGCGAACTCGCTGGAGCTGCGGGTGCCGTTCCTGGACGCCGAGGTGTTCAAGGTCGCCGCCTCGATCCCGCTGGACCAGAAACTCGCCCACGGCACCACGAAGTACGCGCTGCGCCAAGCTCTGGCGAAGATCATCCCCGGCCACGTGCTGAACCGGAAGAAGCTCGGTTTCCCGGTGCCCATCCGCCTGTGGCTGCGCAACGAGATGTACGACTGGGCCCGCGGCATCATCAACGACTCGAAGACTGATGAGCTCCTGGACAAGAACGCCGTGCTGCGCCTGCTCGACGAGCACAAGGAAGGCCAACTGGACCGCAGCCGCCAACTGTGGGCCCTGCTGGTCTTCATGCTGTGGCACGGCATCTTCGTGGAACACCGCATCAAGCCGGAAATCCCAGAACCGGTCTACCCAGTCAAGCTCTAAGACGGACGTGAGGGGAACCCTGAGGGAATCTGATTCCCTCAGGGTTCCCCTCACGTACCTAAAACCGCAGCAAGCGCACCCAACTCGAGGCGCACCCAGCCCCTCCCCCGCACCCCGATACGAAGCGTCCCTGCGGTCTGGGGGTGCTTGTCAAGGCATCTTTCCCGCCTTGACAAGCACCCCCAGACCGTCAGCACACTCACGCTTCGGGGTGCCCCACGCAACAAACGGGCGCAATGTCGCCGCCAGGCGACGAGCAGCCCCCTCAACCAGGCAAAACCGCCGAAATCTCCTCAGCGGCCTCAGGCCCGAACGCCTCGCTCAACCGCGTCAACGCCTCCCCGCGCTCGAGAGTCCACTCCTGCGTCCCCACAGTCTCCAAAACCAGCACAGCGATCAAACACCCCAACTGCGCAGCCCGCTCCAAACTGAGCCCGCCATCAACCGCGGCAAGAAACCCAGCCCGGAACCCATCCCCAACCCCCGTAGGGTCAGCCTTCCCCCGCTCCGGCACCGCCCCAATCTGCAAGGCAGTCCCATCGCGCCCAACGATCTCCACGCCCTTCTCCCCCAGCGTGGTAATCCTCAGCCCAACCCGCTCCAGCACATCCGCTTCAGTCCACCCAGTCTTCTGCAGCAACAACTCCCACTCGTAGTCGTTGCTGAACAGATACTTGGCCCCCGCCACAAACGCCCGCACCTGCGCCCCGTCCATCCGAGCCAGCTGCTGCGAGGGATCAACCGCGAACGTGTACCCGCGCTGACGGCACTCCTGAGCATGCCGAACCATGCCCTCAGGATCGTCCGGACTGATCAACACCAGCCCAAGCCCGCCGACCCGGTCCGAAATCGGCCCCATCTCGATATTCCGGGACTCGGCCATCGCCCCCGCGTAGAATGTCGCGATCTGGCACATGTCCTCATCGGTGGTGCACACGAAGCGCGCGGTGTGCGCGACCTCGGACACCAGCACGCCGGAGGTGTCCACGCCGTGCCGCTGCAGCCACGACTGGTAGTCCGCCCAGTCCTGGCCCACGGCTCCGACGAGCACCGGCTCCACGCCGAGCACGCCGAGGCCGAACGCGATGTTCGCGCCGATGCCGCCCCGGCGCACGACGAGGTCGTCGGCGAGGAAGCTCAACGACACCCGGTGCAGCTGCTCGGCGACGAGCTGCTCGGCGAACCTCCCCGGGAAGTGCATCAGATGGTCTGTCGCGATGCTGCCCGACACGGCGATCCTGGGCTTGTCTGCCACCGGTTCTCCTCACGAGGTGGATGAGCTGTCTTTTCGCGCCCTGACGCAAGTTACCCGCTGGTCATGACCCTTCCGGGTAGTTTCCGCGCCACGTTCCGACACTACCGGCCGGTACTCATTTCCCGTTCGAGTCCGGCTGAATAGCGTGGCATTCGTGAACCTCGCGACCGAACCGGAAACGATCGGCGACCTGATCGCCGACTGCGCCCATCTCCCGTCCGCGCTGCGCCCCGGGCAAGCCGCCGACCAGGCCCGGCTGCCCCAGCCGAGGGCCGCGCGGCCGTGGACGGTCGACGACGCCTGCCACGCCCAGGTCGCCGACCTCGACGCGTACGTCTGATCCAGCGAACCTCCGCGGCGGGCGAACGCGCCGCGGCCGAAACGAACAACGGGCCCCGGCGCGGATGCGCCGGGGCCCGTTTGTCGGTTCTGGGCTCAGTGGAAGCTGTCGCCGCAGGCGCAGGAACCCGTGGCGTTCGGGTTGTCGATCGTGAAGCCCTGCTTCTCGATGGTGTCGACGAAGTCGATCACGGCCTCGGACACGTACGGTGCGCTCATCCGGTCCACGGCGACCTGGAGGCCGTCGAAGTCGCGGAACAGGTCGCCGTCGAGCGTGCGCTCGTCGAAGAACAGCTGGTAGCGCAGGCCAGCACAGCCGCCGGGCTGCACGGCGATGCGCAGGTGCATGTCGTCGCGGCCCTCCTGTTCGAGCAGCGCCTTCGCCTTGGCGGCCGCGGCGTCGGTCAACGTCACGCCGTGGGTCTCCTCGGCGGTCTCGGCCGCAGCCGCACCGGTCTGCTCAGCGGTCGTCATGGCACTCCCTCTTTGGTCGAACTCGCTGCGGGTACATCTCGTGTCCTACTTACAACACGGGACTCGCCCGATCTGTTCCCCTCCATCGTCGCATATGGAACGACCTGGTGAACAAAGCCGTGACGCCTGCAATACCCTGGTGAGGTGAGGTTCCTGCGCCGAAGCACCACTGACCCCGCCGCCGACGACTCCGCGGCCGAGGCCGCCGCTGTCGATTCCCCGGTCACGAGCAAGTCGTACACGCCGGGAAAGGGCAAGGCCACGCCGAAGCGGCGCGAGGCCGAGGGGCGCAAGCGCGGGCCGGTCGCGGCGCCGCCCACCTCCATGCGCGAGGCGATGAAGCGCAACAAGGAGCTGCGCAAGGCCAACCCGGTCAGCAAGGAAGACCGCAAGGAAGCCGCCCGCGTCCGCCGCGAGCGGATGATGTCAGGCGACGACAAGTACCTGCCGCCGCGCGACAAGGGCCCGGTCAAGGCGTACGTCCGCGACCTGGTCGACTCCCGGCGCAACATCCTCGGCCTGTTCATGCCGCTGGCGATTCTGGTGTTCCTCGCACTGCTGGTCCCCGCGCCGGCGGTGCAGCAGTACATCACCCTGGTCTGCATGGCGATGCTGCTGGTCATGGCCATCGAGGGCTTCGTGAACGGCCGCAAGATCTCGAAGCTGGTCAAGGAACGCTTCCCGAAGGAACCGGCGACGGCCACGCGGGGCGTCGGCTGGTACGCGTTCGTGCGGGCGAGCCAGATCCGCAAGCTGCGGGTTCCGAAGCCGCGGCTGAAGGCC
Encoded here:
- the asnB gene encoding asparagine synthase (glutamine-hydrolyzing); this translates as MCGLLGLICATENDAADARASVGAAMRCQRHRGPDEQDTWADAEVVYGFNRLAFIDVDHAHQPLVWGPPEAPGRYTLNFNGEIYNYRELRDELAEKFGAKFATEGDGEAIVAAYHYLGDKAVEKLRGMFAFLIWDSAEKVVFGARDPFGIKPLYYSAGPKGTAFSSEKKSLLELSDTLGVAQELDRKALQHYLVLQYVPEPESLHTAIRRVESGTSFRLSPGGKTEFTRYFHPKFAAKPVNGQAEADALYERIADVMRDSVGKHMISDPDVTVGAFLSGGIDSTATATLAKEHNPNLIAFTTGFEREGYSEVDVAAESAAAIGVKHVVRTVSADEMMEALPLIVWYLDDPVADPALVPLWFIAREARKHVKAVLSGEGADELFGGYTIYGEPISLAPFEKIPGGVRKLLGKVSTKIPEGTRGKDLLRRGALPLEDRYYGNARNFRDEQLRAVLRTYEEGVGFKDVTAPWYDVSRGWDPVARMQHVDLYTWLRGDILVKADKVTMANSLELRVPFLDAEVFKVAASIPLDQKLAHGTTKYALRQALAKIIPGHVLNRKKLGFPVPIRLWLRNEMYDWARGIINDSKTDELLDKNAVLRLLDEHKEGQLDRSRQLWALLVFMLWHGIFVEHRIKPEIPEPVYPVKL
- a CDS encoding carbohydrate kinase family protein; the encoded protein is MADKPRIAVSGSIATDHLMHFPGRFAEQLVAEQLHRVSLSFLADDLVVRRGGIGANIAFGLGVLGVEPVLVGAVGQDWADYQSWLQRHGVDTSGVLVSEVAHTARFVCTTDEDMCQIATFYAGAMAESRNIEMGPISDRVGGLGLVLISPDDPEGMVRHAQECRQRGYTFAVDPSQQLARMDGAQVRAFVAGAKYLFSNDYEWELLLQKTGWTEADVLERVGLRITTLGEKGVEIVGRDGTALQIGAVPERGKADPTGVGDGFRAGFLAAVDGGLSLERAAQLGCLIAVLVLETVGTQEWTLERGEALTRLSEAFGPEAAEEISAVLPG
- a CDS encoding iron-sulfur cluster assembly accessory protein; translated protein: MTTAEQTGAAAAETAEETHGVTLTDAAAAKAKALLEQEGRDDMHLRIAVQPGGCAGLRYQLFFDERTLDGDLFRDFDGLQVAVDRMSAPYVSEAVIDFVDTIEKQGFTIDNPNATGSCACGDSFH
- a CDS encoding DUF3043 domain-containing protein, coding for MRFLRRSTTDPAADDSAAEAAAVDSPVTSKSYTPGKGKATPKRREAEGRKRGPVAAPPTSMREAMKRNKELRKANPVSKEDRKEAARVRRERMMSGDDKYLPPRDKGPVKAYVRDLVDSRRNILGLFMPLAILVFLALLVPAPAVQQYITLVCMAMLLVMAIEGFVNGRKISKLVKERFPKEPATATRGVGWYAFVRASQIRKLRVPKPRLKAGDPIPN